TACCATGGTATCAATAATAAATACACAATACTGCCCGGAGTATTTTGTGAAGGTTATATTTGGAAAAAATGAGTTTCTCCCACTATAATTGTGAACGATTTGTGATTAAAACATCACGAAACTAAACAAAACATAACAAAACCAAACAAAAAGTATACCCATCTACTAAATATTCTATTATATTTAGTTTAGGTTGAAAAGGAGGGAAACCATTTGCAAATCTACACTCCAGATGAAATCGCTTCCATGCTGAAAATCTCCAAAAATACTGTTTATGAAATGATCAAGCGCGGCGATCTTGCAGCCTTTAAGGTCGGCAATAAAATGCGGATCGAAGAAAACGAGTTTGAAAGATATAAAGCTAGCATGTCGGCAAACCCGATTAAAACGCAGGAATCAAAGGCGGCGCCCCAGCATTCATTGCAGCTGGCAGGCAGCCATGATTTCCTGGTCGAACAGCTGGTAAAGTACATAGCATCTGAAGGGACAGGACTTTCAATCACTCCCTCCTACATCGGCAGTCTGGAAGGATTGATGATGCTTTACAGAGGAAGTGCCGATATCGCTGCGGTCCACTTGCTCGACCCGGCATCGCAGCAATACAATCTTCCCTTCATCCGTCAGCTGTTTGTCCATGAGCCTATATCGGTAATGAGACTTGCTTCCCGGGATCAGGGCTTAATTGTCGCAAAAGGAAATCCAAAGAACATCACCAGTGTCAAGGACCTGGCAAGAAGTGATGTCACGATCATCAACCGGCAAAAAGGTGCTGGAACCCGCTTCCTGCTCGATTCCTTCCTGGCCAGTGAACAACTTGAGCCAGCAGCAGTGAAGGGTTATGAAAATGAAGAATGGACGCATCTTGGCGCGGGGGCTCATATCAGCAGGGGAACTGCAGATGCTGCCTTCGGTATCAGATGCGCCGCAAGCCAGCTTGGACTAGACTTCATTCCGCTCACGAAGGAACAGTTTGATCTAGTGTTCCGCTGGACCCCTGGAAACAAAGAAGCTCTCCAGCATTTGACCGACCTGATCCAGCTCACCAATTTCAAGGACAGCATCGTGGATTTTGACGGCTATGATGCTGAGGAGTTTGGAAAAATCATTTACGGAAACCACTTATCGGAGGCTTAAGCATGAAATTCAAACATTTAATTTCACTTTTACTTGTACTAATGTTTGCTTTTGTAACAGGCTGTTCTGATTCAACGACAAAAGAAGCTGATAAAGATCCAGAAACGGAAAAAACCGATTTGATCCTTGCTACTACTACAAGCACTCAGGACAGCGGGCTGCTTGATGTCCTGAAACCTGATTTTGAAGAAAAAAACAATTACAATCTTAAGATCATCGCTGTCGGAACTGGCCAGGCTCTTGAAATGGGAACACGCGGCGAAGCGGATGTCTTGCTTGTTCACGCACCTGCTGCTGAAGAGGAGCTCGTGAAAAGCGGCGATGCGATCAACCGTCAAAAGGTCATGTACAATGATTTCATCCTGGTCGGCCCTGCTGAAGATCCAGCTAAAATAAAGGGTTTATCTGTTGATGAGGCATTGACGAATATAACCGAATCAAAAGCTTCATTCGTCTCCCGCGGTGATGATTCTGGTACACATAAAAAAGAACTAGAGCTTTGGAAAAAATCTTCCATTGATCCAAAATCCCTTGGCGAAACCTACATCGAGGCTGGACAGGGCATGGGTGCAACACTAAAGATAGCATCTGAAAAGATGGGCTACACTCTGACAGACCGTGCTACTTTCCTTGCCCAGAAAAAGAACATGCCCGACACTGAAATTTTGGTAGAAGGTGATGAAAGCCTGCTGAATATTTATCATGTTATGCAGGTAAACGACGAAAGGCATGAAAAAGTGAATGCAGAAGGTGCGAAAGCATTCGTGGAATTCATGACTGCTGAAGACACGAAGAACATCATCAAGGAGTTCGGTGTGGATGAGTACGGCGAACCTCTCTTCTTCCTGTTCGAATAACATCCCTGGTAATGTATAATCTTATTATGCAGAAAATTTAGAAGGAAAGCCTGATTGCCCATGGAACTTTTACTAGAAGGTTTAAAAAAAGCAATAGAGATGATTCTGTCGGGCGACCCCGAGATTCTGGAAATCACCCTGCTGACATTGAGGGTGTCGATCACAGCCGTACTGGTCAGTACATTGGTCGGCATACCTACAGGGATGTTCCTGGGTCTTGCCCGTTTTCCAGGAAGGCGGTTCATCCTTGCTATCATCAATATTGGCATGGGCCTCCCTCCTGTCGTCGCCGGCTTGTGGATCACTCTTTTCCTGTGGCGATCCGGCCCGCTTGGAGATCTTGCCTGGCTTTACACACCTACAGCCATCATCATGGCTCAGATATTGGTGTCGCTGCCTATTGTAACTGCGCTGACAAGTACGGCATTCCAGCAGATCAATCCGAAGTTGATTTTACAGGTCAAAGCGCTTGGAGCGACGAAAATGCAGCTTTACTGGATCCTGATGAAGGAGGTAAAGCTGGCGATTCTTGCAGCCATCATCGCTGGTTTTGGCAGGGTCATTGCCGAGGTTGGCGCTGCAATGATGGTTGGTGGCAATATCAGCGGCGAAACAAGGATTTTGACGACCTCGATTGTCATGGAAGTATCAAAAGGGAACTTCGATATCGCCCTGGCCCTTTCGTTCATCCTGATGACTCTGGCATTCATCATTACGTTTACCCTGACTTATTTACAGCAAAGGAAGCGGAGCCTATGACCTTACTGATTACTGTAAAAGACTTAGAAGTGACAGCAGGTAAAAAGAAACTGCTCTCCATCCCCCATTTTGAGATTCAAGAGGGAGAAGTCCTGGGGGTCATGGGACCGAATGGTGCTGGAAAAAGTACGTTCATTAAAGCATTGTCGATGCTTGAGAAACCTGCCCGGGGTTCAATTTTTTTAAAAGGACATAATCTCACGGTTGACCTGACTTTGGAGGCACGGAGGAAGTTCGCTGTCGCAATGCAGCAGCCGCTGCTTCTTGACACAACCGTTTTTCAAAACGTGGCAATCGGCTTGAAGCTTAGAAATCTTCCACTTACCGAAGTAAAACAAAAGGTTGCATACTGGCTTGATAAATTCCAGATCAGCCATCTCGCAAAAAAGCAGGCCGTCCATCTGTCCGGCGGCGAAGCCCAGCGCGTCAATCTCGCCCGGGCCATGGTCCTCGAGCCGGAGGTCCTGTTTTTGGATGAACCATTCTCAGCACTGGACTTCCCCACAAAGATCCAGTTGTTGAAGGATATCAAATCGATCATCCAGCAGACGAAAACAACGACCGTTTTTGTCAGCCATGATCTTATGGAACTGAAATACCTTGCCGGAACGCTGGCGATCCTAATGGATGGCGAGCTGAAACAGACCGGTCCCACAGAGGAAGTGTTGTCATCCCCCAACGCATCTGCTTCCACTTTTATAAATGAATGGAAAAGCCTTCTCAATTAGTTGCAAACAGCATGGCAATAACGCCATGCTGTTTTTTCTGGCTGGAATAGCCTTTTCAATTGGCTTGTTGCATGGCTGAAGAAGCCATGCTGTTTTTTTATAAAAAGGAATTTCCACTCTTTTGGCTAATTACTTCCTTATAAAACCCTAAAAGGAGTCTGTCACAGTGGAAATGAATATGGATTTTACAACTCACAAGCAAATGGCGATTGATTTGTTCAACCTGACCTGGGATCTGATTGAAAAACAGGATCGGACTGAAAGTGATGATGAT
The window above is part of the Mesobacillus jeotgali genome. Proteins encoded here:
- a CDS encoding ABC transporter ATP-binding protein, producing the protein MTLLITVKDLEVTAGKKKLLSIPHFEIQEGEVLGVMGPNGAGKSTFIKALSMLEKPARGSIFLKGHNLTVDLTLEARRKFAVAMQQPLLLDTTVFQNVAIGLKLRNLPLTEVKQKVAYWLDKFQISHLAKKQAVHLSGGEAQRVNLARAMVLEPEVLFLDEPFSALDFPTKIQLLKDIKSIIQQTKTTTVFVSHDLMELKYLAGTLAILMDGELKQTGPTEEVLSSPNASASTFINEWKSLLN
- a CDS encoding substrate-binding domain-containing protein; translated protein: MKFKHLISLLLVLMFAFVTGCSDSTTKEADKDPETEKTDLILATTTSTQDSGLLDVLKPDFEEKNNYNLKIIAVGTGQALEMGTRGEADVLLVHAPAAEEELVKSGDAINRQKVMYNDFILVGPAEDPAKIKGLSVDEALTNITESKASFVSRGDDSGTHKKELELWKKSSIDPKSLGETYIEAGQGMGATLKIASEKMGYTLTDRATFLAQKKNMPDTEILVEGDESLLNIYHVMQVNDERHEKVNAEGAKAFVEFMTAEDTKNIIKEFGVDEYGEPLFFLFE
- a CDS encoding ABC transporter permease, producing MELLLEGLKKAIEMILSGDPEILEITLLTLRVSITAVLVSTLVGIPTGMFLGLARFPGRRFILAIINIGMGLPPVVAGLWITLFLWRSGPLGDLAWLYTPTAIIMAQILVSLPIVTALTSTAFQQINPKLILQVKALGATKMQLYWILMKEVKLAILAAIIAGFGRVIAEVGAAMMVGGNISGETRILTTSIVMEVSKGNFDIALALSFILMTLAFIITFTLTYLQQRKRSL
- a CDS encoding helix-turn-helix transcriptional regulator, whose protein sequence is MQIYTPDEIASMLKISKNTVYEMIKRGDLAAFKVGNKMRIEENEFERYKASMSANPIKTQESKAAPQHSLQLAGSHDFLVEQLVKYIASEGTGLSITPSYIGSLEGLMMLYRGSADIAAVHLLDPASQQYNLPFIRQLFVHEPISVMRLASRDQGLIVAKGNPKNITSVKDLARSDVTIINRQKGAGTRFLLDSFLASEQLEPAAVKGYENEEWTHLGAGAHISRGTADAAFGIRCAASQLGLDFIPLTKEQFDLVFRWTPGNKEALQHLTDLIQLTNFKDSIVDFDGYDAEEFGKIIYGNHLSEA